GAAGTTCGAGACGTACACCCGACTCACTATGGTCGTGTTTGTCCTATCGAGACTCCTGAAGGTCCAAACATTGGATTGATTAACTCGTTATCGAGCTTTGCCCGTACTAACGATTTTGGATTCCTAGAAACACCGTACCGCAAGATTATTGACGGTACAGTAACAGACGAAATCGATTACTTGTCAGCAATAGAAGAAGGCCAGTTCGCAATCGCACAGGCTAACGTAATATTGGATGATAATGGTAAATTGACAGAGGACTTGATCCCTTGTCGTTACCGTGGTGAAACTACTTTGATGCAAATTGAAGACATCAAATATATGGATGTTTCTCCACAACAAATCGTTTCTGTTGCAGCAAGTATTATTCCATTCCTAGAACACGATGATGCTAACCGGGCTTTGATGGGTGCAAACATGCAACGTCAAGCTGTTCCGACGCTAAGAGCTGATAAGCCTTTAGTTGGAACTGGTATGGAGAAAACCGTTGCGGTTGACTCTGGTGTTACCATTATCGCTAAACGTGGTGGTACAGTTGATTATGTTGATGCGAGTCGTATCGTTATCAAGGTAAATGAAGAAGAGATGACAGCTGGTGAAGCTGGTATTGATATCTACAACCTAACTAAGTACACCCGTTCTAACCAAAATACCTGTATCAATCAGAAGCCTACATGTAATGTTGGTGATCCGATTGTAACCGGTGATGTGCTAGCCGATGGTCCTTCAACAGACCTAGGTGAATTGGCATTAGGTCAGAACATGCGTATCGCATTTATGCCGTGGAATGGTTACAACTTTGAGGATTCAATCCTTATTTCTGAGCGTGTTGCTCAAGAAGACCGTTTCACTACAATCCATATTCAAGAACTAAGCTGTATCGCTCGTGATACTAAGCTTGGTCCAGAAGAAATCAGCGCCGATATTCCTAATGTAGGTGAATCTGCTCTGGGTAAACTGGATGAATCTGGTGTTGTTTATATCGGTGCTGAAGTTAAAGGTGGAGACATCTTAGTTGGTAAAGTTACGCCTAAAGGTGAAACTCAACTTACTCCAGAAGAAAAACTTTTACGAGCTATCTTCGGTGAAAAAGCATCTGATGTTAAAGATACATCGTTACGTGTTCCTAACAGTGTTCACGGTACAGTTATTGATGTTCAAGTCTTTACCCGTGATGGTGTAGAAAAAGATAAACGTGCACTAGAAATCGAAGACATGCAGTTACGTCAAGTCAAAAAAGACTTGGGTGATGAATTCGGTATCTTGGCTGACGGTATCTTTGCTCGTGCCACAAACATGCTTCTTCGTAACGGCATCGAGCAAGCGAAGCTTGACAGCATGCCTCGTGAAAAGTGGTTTGATCTAACGTTGCAAGACGACGATGCACAAACCGAGCTTGACCAGATTGCTGAACAGCACAGCGAGATTAAACTGGATTTCGATAATAAATTTGAAATCAAACGTCGTAAGATTACTCAAGGTGATGATTTAGCACCTGGTGTTCTTAAGATTGTTAAAGTTTATCTAGCAGTTAAGCGTCATATCCAACCTGGTGATAAAATGGCTGGTCGTCATGGTAACAAAGGTGTTATCTCGACTATCCAACCAGTAGAAGATATGCCTTACGATGGCAACGGTAACCCTGTTGATATCGTACTTAACCCTCTTGGTGTACCTTCGCGGATGAACATCGGTCAGATCCTTGAAACTCACTTGGGTATGGCTGCACATGGATTAGGCGTGAAAATTGATCGCATGATCAAAGAACACGAAGAGATGGCTAAGCTGCGTAGCTTCATTCAAGAAGTTTACAATTCGGGCAAATCTCACCAGGTAGTAGATCTTGACACTTTCACTGACGCTGAAGTTACGCGTTTAGCTGAAAACTTACGTAAAGGTGTACCTATCGCGACTCCGGTCTTCGATGGTGCAACTGAAGCGGAAATCAAAGCGCTACTAACACTGGCTGACATTCCTGAAAGCGGTCAAATTCCATTGTATGATGGTCGTACCGGTCGTGCCTTCGAGCGTCCAGTAACAGTAGGTTATATGTACATGTTGAAACTTAACCACTTGGTTGATGACAAGATGCACGCCCGTTCTACTGGTTCTTATAGCTTGGTTACTCAGCAACCGTTGGGTGGTAAAGCACAGTTCGGTGGTCAGCGCTTCGGTGAGATGGAAGTATGGGCACTTGAAGCTTACGGTGCTGCTTATACCTTGCAAGAAATGCTTACTGTTAAGTCTGATGACGTTAATGGTCGTACGAAAATGTACAAAAACATTGTCGACGGCGATCATCGTATGGAACCTGGCATGCCAGAATCTTTCAATGTATTGCTCAAAGAGATTCGCTCGCTAGGTATCAACATCGAACTAGAAGAGCAGAACGACTAAGCTGCTCTTTGTGAGCTATTGACAGGAGAGCCTGATTGCTGTTCAACGCGGCAATCAGGTTTGCGTAATACCACTCCGTTGGGAGAAAGAAGTGAAAGACTTATTAAAGTTTCTTAAGCAACAGAACAAAACCGAAGAATTCGATAATATTCGTATCGGTCTTGCTTCTCCGGACATGGTCCGATCGTGGTCTTTTGGTGAGGTGAAAAAACCTGAAACCATCAACTACCGTACATTTAAACCAGAGCGTGACGGACTTTTCTGTGCCCGTATCTTTGGTCCGGTAAAAGACTACGAATGCTTGTGCGGTAAGTACAAGCGCCTTAAGCATCGTGGCGTAATTTGTGAAAAGTGTGGCGTAGAAGTTACCTTAACCAAAGTTCGTCGTGAGCGTATGGGGCACATTGAACTGGCTAGCCCAGTTGCACACATTTGGTTCCTGAAATCTTTACCGTCTCGTATTGGCTTAATGCTAGATATGACATTACGTGACATCGAGCGTGTATTGTACTTTGAATCTTATGTTGTTACCGAACCTGGAATGACAACATTAGAGCGTTCACAGTTGCTTACGGAAGAAGAATATTTAGATTCTTTGGAAGAGCACGGTGACGAATTCGAAGCCAAAATGGGTGCCGAAGCAGTATTCGAATTATTGAAAGTACTCGACGTAGACGCCGATGTGGTATCTATGCGCGAAGAGTTGCCTTCAATCAATTCTGAAACTAAACGTAAAAAAATCACTAAGCGTTTGAAGTTACTTGAGTCATTCCAGCAATCTGGTAATAAGCCAGAGTGGATGATTATGACAGTTCTGCCAGTATTACCACCTGACTTACGTCCTTTGGTACCGCTAGATGGTGGCCGTTTTGCTACTTCAGATTTGAACGATTTATACCGTCGCGTTATCAACCGTAACAACCGCTTGAAGCGTCTTCTTGATCTTGCTGCACCTGATATCATCGTGCGCAACGAAAAACGTATGTTACAAGAAGCTGTTGATGCGTTGTTAGATAATGGTCGTCGTGGTCGCGCTATTACTGGTTCTAACAAACGTCCTCTTAAATCTTTGGCTGATATGATCAAAGGTAAGCAAGGTCGTTTCCGTCAGAACTTACTTGGTAAGCGTGTTGATTACTCTGGTCGTTCTGTAATCACTGTTGGTCCTACACTACGCCTTCATCAATGTGGTTTACCGAAGAAAATGGCACTTGAATTATTCAAACCATTTATCTATGGAAAATTGGAAGCACGTGGTTTAGCAACAACTATCAAAGCTGCGAAGAAATTGGTAGAGCGAGAAGCTCCGGAAGTATGGGATGTTTTGGATGAAGTTATCCGCGAACACCCTGTATTACTAAACCGAGCACCAACACTTCACAGATTAGGTATTCAAGCTTTTGAACCTATTCTTATCGAAGGTAAAGCGATTCAGTTGCACCCATTAGTATGTGCGGCATACAACGCCGACTTCGATGGTGACCAAATGGCTGTTCACGTACCTTTGACTATTGAAGCTCAGCTTGAAGCACGTGCTTTGATGATGTCTACCAACAACATTTTGTCACCCGCAAACGGTGAGCCTATCATCGTTCCTTCACAGGACGTTGTATTAGGTTTGTACTATCTTACTCGTGACCGTGTAAATGGTTTGGGTGAAG
Above is a window of Aliiglaciecola sp. LCG003 DNA encoding:
- the rpoB gene encoding DNA-directed RNA polymerase subunit beta, which encodes MVYSNSEKKRIRKDFGKRPQVLEIPYLLSIQLDSFKKFIDCDVDGQYGLEAAFRSVFPIKSYSGNSELQYVSYRLGEPVFDVKECQIRGVTYSAPLRVKLRLVLFDKEAAPGTVKDIKEQEVYMGEIPLMTENGTFVINGTERVIVSQLHRSPGVFFDHDKGKTHSSGKVLYNARVIPYRGSWLDFEFDPKDNLYVRIDRRRKLPATIILRALEMSTEEVLELFFEKDQIRMVDGKFMMDIVPERLRGETAQFDILDGEGNVVVETNRRISARHTRALEKANVTQLEVPADFLVGRVIAKTYVNEETGEVILNANDELTLETLEALLNSELTAFDTLYINELDHGAYISSTLRIDSSTNRLEALVEIYRMMRPGEPPTKDAAETLFNNLFFSEDRYDLSAVGRMKFNRRLGREELTGSGTLDKADIVSVMKQLITIRDGKDEVDDIDHLGNRRIRSVGEMAENQFRVGLVRVERAVKERLSLGDLDAIMPQDLINAKPISAAVKEFFGSSQLSQFMDQNNPLSEVTHKRRISALGPGGLTRERAGFEVRDVHPTHYGRVCPIETPEGPNIGLINSLSSFARTNDFGFLETPYRKIIDGTVTDEIDYLSAIEEGQFAIAQANVILDDNGKLTEDLIPCRYRGETTLMQIEDIKYMDVSPQQIVSVAASIIPFLEHDDANRALMGANMQRQAVPTLRADKPLVGTGMEKTVAVDSGVTIIAKRGGTVDYVDASRIVIKVNEEEMTAGEAGIDIYNLTKYTRSNQNTCINQKPTCNVGDPIVTGDVLADGPSTDLGELALGQNMRIAFMPWNGYNFEDSILISERVAQEDRFTTIHIQELSCIARDTKLGPEEISADIPNVGESALGKLDESGVVYIGAEVKGGDILVGKVTPKGETQLTPEEKLLRAIFGEKASDVKDTSLRVPNSVHGTVIDVQVFTRDGVEKDKRALEIEDMQLRQVKKDLGDEFGILADGIFARATNMLLRNGIEQAKLDSMPREKWFDLTLQDDDAQTELDQIAEQHSEIKLDFDNKFEIKRRKITQGDDLAPGVLKIVKVYLAVKRHIQPGDKMAGRHGNKGVISTIQPVEDMPYDGNGNPVDIVLNPLGVPSRMNIGQILETHLGMAAHGLGVKIDRMIKEHEEMAKLRSFIQEVYNSGKSHQVVDLDTFTDAEVTRLAENLRKGVPIATPVFDGATEAEIKALLTLADIPESGQIPLYDGRTGRAFERPVTVGYMYMLKLNHLVDDKMHARSTGSYSLVTQQPLGGKAQFGGQRFGEMEVWALEAYGAAYTLQEMLTVKSDDVNGRTKMYKNIVDGDHRMEPGMPESFNVLLKEIRSLGINIELEEQND